The Streptomyces cyaneogriseus subsp. noncyanogenus region GAGCAGCAGCCGTGCCTGCATCGTCTCGGCGACCCGGGTGCCGGGGACGAGCGCGGCGAGCGCCAGGAGCGGGAGCGGAAGGAAGGGCAGCAGCAGCCACCTGCCCGCGCCGGTGCCCTCCAGGCCCGGAAAGACGCCGCCGGTCACCACGGCGGCCACCGCGCCCATGAACAGGTGCAGCCACCGGGTGTAGGTGACCGCGCGCGACATGGGCTCCAGCAGCCGGTGGAGACGCTTCATGAGCGTCATGGTCCCAGCGGGGCCGGGCGGTCGCCTCCCCCGCGCGGGGGAGGGCGTTCCCTTCGGCGGGGGAAGCGGAGAGACGGTGCGGGACGGCACCGTCGTCACCATGACAGTCATCGAAGTGAAGGACCTGACCAAGGTCTACGGGCAGGTGCGCGCGGTCGACCGTCTCACCTTCCGCGTCCGGCCCGGCCGGGTCACCGGGTTCCTCGGTCCCAACGGGGCGGGCAAGTCCACCACGTTGCGCCTCATCCTGGGCCTGGACCGCCCCAGCTCCGGCACGGCGACGATCGGGGGCCGCCCCTTCACGCAGCTCGACGAGCCGCTGCGGCAGGTGGGCGCCCTGCTCGACGCCCGGGCGCCGCACGGTTCGCGCACCGCCCGCAGTCATCTGCTGGCTCTCGCGGCGAGCAACCGCATCCCCGGCCGGCGGGTGGAGGAGGTCCTGGAGCTGACCGGTATCGCGAGTGCGGCGTCCCGCCGGGTGAAGACGTTCTCCCTCGGCATGCGCCAGCGCCTCGGCATCGCCGCGGCGCTGCTCGGCGATCCCCGGGTGCTGCTGCTCGACGAGCCGTCCAACGGCCTCGACCCCGAGGGCATCATCTGGATCCGCGAGCTGCTGCGCCGCCTGGCGCGGGAGGACCGCACCGTGCTGGTCTCCAGCCATCTGATGGGCGAGACGGCGTCCTTCGCCGACCACCTGATCGTCCTGGGCAGGGGCAGGCTGCTGGCCGACACGCCGACGAAGGACTTCATCGCGGCCCGCGTCAAGCCGCGTGTCCGCGTCCGTACGACGGA contains the following coding sequences:
- a CDS encoding ABC transporter ATP-binding protein — translated: MTVIEVKDLTKVYGQVRAVDRLTFRVRPGRVTGFLGPNGAGKSTTLRLILGLDRPSSGTATIGGRPFTQLDEPLRQVGALLDARAPHGSRTARSHLLALAASNRIPGRRVEEVLELTGIASAASRRVKTFSLGMRQRLGIAAALLGDPRVLLLDEPSNGLDPEGIIWIRELLRRLAREDRTVLVSSHLMGETASFADHLIVLGRGRLLADTPTKDFIAARVKPRVRVRTTEPARLREVLVRHGHTPVESDDGRMLIDGARIDAIGPLAAREGIVLLELAAEEATLEEAYLDLTAAVTEFAARAPQGA